A genomic window from Providencia alcalifaciens includes:
- the tet(B) gene encoding tetracycline efflux MFS transporter Tet(B), whose protein sequence is MNSSTKIALVITLLDAMGIGLIMPVLPTLLREFIASEDIANHFGVLLALYALMQVIFAPWLGKMSDRFGRRPVLLLSLIGASLDYLLLAFSSALWMLYLGRLLSGITGATGAVAASVIADTTSASQRVKWFGWLGASFGLGLIAGPIIGGFAGEISPHSPFFIAALLNIVTFLVVMFWFRETKNTRDNTDTEVGVETQSNSVYITLFKTMPILLIIYFSAQLIGQIPATVWVLFTENRFGWNSMMVGFSLAGLGLLHSVFQAFVAGRIATKWGEKTAVLLGFIADSSAFAFLAFISEGWLVFPVLILLAGGGIALPALQGVMSIQTKSHQQGALQGLLVSLTNATGVIGPLLFAVIYNHSLPIWDGWIWIIGLAFYCIIILLSMTFMLTPQAQGSKQETSA, encoded by the coding sequence ATGAATAGTTCGACAAAGATCGCATTGGTAATTACGTTACTCGATGCCATGGGGATTGGCCTTATCATGCCAGTCTTGCCAACGTTATTACGTGAATTTATTGCTTCGGAAGATATCGCTAACCACTTTGGCGTATTGCTTGCACTTTATGCGTTAATGCAGGTTATCTTTGCTCCTTGGCTTGGAAAAATGTCTGACCGATTTGGTCGGCGCCCAGTGCTGTTGTTGTCATTAATAGGCGCATCGCTGGATTACTTATTGCTGGCTTTTTCAAGTGCGCTTTGGATGCTGTATTTAGGCCGTTTGCTTTCAGGGATCACAGGAGCTACTGGGGCTGTCGCGGCATCGGTCATTGCCGATACCACCTCAGCTTCTCAACGCGTGAAGTGGTTCGGTTGGTTAGGGGCAAGTTTTGGGCTTGGTTTAATAGCGGGGCCTATTATTGGTGGTTTTGCAGGAGAGATTTCACCGCATAGTCCCTTTTTTATCGCTGCGTTGCTAAATATTGTCACTTTCCTTGTGGTTATGTTTTGGTTCCGTGAAACCAAAAATACACGTGATAATACAGATACCGAAGTAGGGGTTGAGACGCAATCGAATTCGGTATACATCACTTTATTTAAAACGATGCCCATTTTGTTGATTATTTATTTTTCAGCGCAATTGATAGGCCAAATTCCCGCAACGGTGTGGGTGCTATTTACCGAAAATCGTTTTGGATGGAATAGCATGATGGTTGGCTTTTCATTAGCGGGTCTTGGTCTTTTACACTCAGTATTCCAAGCCTTTGTGGCAGGAAGAATAGCCACTAAATGGGGCGAAAAAACGGCAGTACTGCTCGGATTTATTGCAGATAGTAGTGCATTTGCCTTTTTAGCGTTTATATCTGAAGGTTGGTTAGTTTTCCCTGTTTTAATTTTATTGGCTGGTGGTGGGATCGCTTTACCTGCATTACAGGGAGTGATGTCTATCCAAACAAAGAGTCATCAGCAAGGTGCTTTACAGGGATTATTGGTGAGCCTTACCAATGCAACCGGTGTTATTGGCCCATTACTGTTTGCTGTTATTTATAATCATTCACTACCAATTTGGGATGGCTGGATTTGGATTATTGGTTTAGCGTTTTACTGTATTATTATCCTGCTATCGATGACCTTCATGTTAACCCCTCAAGCTCAGGGGAGTAAACAGGAGACAAGTGCTTAG
- the tetC gene encoding tetracyline resistance-associated transcriptional repressor TetC codes for MENKNHQQENFKSTYQSLVNSARILFVEKGYQAVSIDEISGKALVTKGAFYHHFKNKKQLLSACYKQQLIMIDAYITTKTDLTNGWSALESIFEHYLDYIIDNNKNLIPIQEVMPIIGWNELEKISLEYITGKVNAIVSKLIQENQLKAYDDDVLKNLLNGWFMHIAIHAKNLKELADKKGQFIAIYRGFLLSLKDK; via the coding sequence ATGGAAAATAAAAATCATCAACAAGAAAATTTTAAGAGTACCTATCAATCACTGGTTAACTCAGCACGAATATTGTTTGTTGAAAAAGGCTATCAAGCTGTTTCAATAGATGAGATCTCGGGAAAAGCGTTGGTGACCAAAGGTGCCTTTTATCATCACTTTAAAAATAAAAAACAATTACTCAGTGCCTGTTATAAGCAGCAATTAATTATGATTGATGCCTACATCACAACAAAAACTGATTTAACAAATGGTTGGTCTGCCTTAGAAAGTATATTTGAACATTATCTTGATTATATTATTGATAATAATAAAAACCTTATCCCTATCCAAGAAGTGATGCCTATCATTGGTTGGAATGAACTTGAAAAAATTAGCCTTGAATACATTACTGGTAAGGTAAACGCCATTGTCAGCAAATTGATCCAAGAGAACCAACTTAAAGCTTATGATGATGATGTGCTTAAAAACTTACTCAATGGCTGGTTTATGCATATCGCAATACATGCGAAAAACCTAAAAGAGCTTGCCGATAAAAAAGGCCAATTTATTGCTATTTACCGCGGCTTTTTATTGAGCTTGAAAGATAAATAA